A stretch of Camelina sativa cultivar DH55 chromosome 18, Cs, whole genome shotgun sequence DNA encodes these proteins:
- the LOC104762259 gene encoding thioredoxin-like 1-2, chloroplastic isoform X1, which yields MEAISSLGINHGFSLFSQETNTSKKAKLYPVMSFDLKEQQQHPMASTDFTNHTLSTTAFSSSSSSSVAPFQGKTTSTGTSRGMRWWEKSTKHNMLEIQSANHLVDSLLNAGDRLVVLHFFSPGCGGCKSLHPKICQLAESNPDVIFLKVNQEELRTMCHGLNVHVLPFFKFYRGAEGKVCSFSCTIATINKFKKALEKHGSERCSLGPAKGLDEKELAALASVGELKMNLNSFKQYQSSSSLGYKTEEQYEKVML from the exons atggaAGCAATTTCATCTCTTGGAATCAATCATgggttttctctgttttctcagGAGACTAATACATCAAAAAAAGCGAAACTTTATCCTGTTATGAGCTTTGATttgaaagaacaacaacaacaccccATGGCTTCAACAGATTTCACCAACCATACCCTTAGTACTActgccttctcttcttcttcttcttcctctgtagcTCCT TTTCAGGGGAAGACAACATCAACTGGTACGAGTAGAGGAATGAGGTGGTGGGAAAAGTCAACGAAACACAACATGTTAGAGATTCAATCTGCTAATCATCTTGTTGACTCTTTGTTAAACGCTGGTGATAGATTGGTTGTTCTTCATTTCTTCTCTCCTGGTTGTGGTGGCTGCAAATCTCTCCACCCCAAG ATCTGTCAATTGGCTGAATCAAACCCAGATGTGATATTTCTCAAAGTGAATCAAGAAGAGCTTAGGACAATGTGTCATGGCCTTAATGTTCATGTGCTTCCTTTCTTTAAGTTTTATAGAGGAGCAGAGGGTAAAGTCTGTAGCTTTAGCTGCACTATTGCCACC ATCAATAAGTTCAAGAAAGCTTTGGAAAAGCACGGGAGTGAAAGATGCAGCCTCGGACCAGCAAAGGGATTGGATGAGAAAGAACTGGCGGCTTTAGCATCGGTTGGGGAACTAAAAATGAATCTCAACTCCTTCAAACAGTACCAAAGTAGCAGCAGCCTCGGTTATAAAACAGAGGAACAATATGAAAAAGTGATGCTATGA
- the LOC104762259 gene encoding thioredoxin-like 1-2, chloroplastic isoform X2 produces MSFDLKEQQQHPMASTDFTNHTLSTTAFSSSSSSSVAPFQGKTTSTGTSRGMRWWEKSTKHNMLEIQSANHLVDSLLNAGDRLVVLHFFSPGCGGCKSLHPKICQLAESNPDVIFLKVNQEELRTMCHGLNVHVLPFFKFYRGAEGKVCSFSCTIATINKFKKALEKHGSERCSLGPAKGLDEKELAALASVGELKMNLNSFKQYQSSSSLGYKTEEQYEKVML; encoded by the exons ATGAGCTTTGATttgaaagaacaacaacaacaccccATGGCTTCAACAGATTTCACCAACCATACCCTTAGTACTActgccttctcttcttcttcttcttcctctgtagcTCCT TTTCAGGGGAAGACAACATCAACTGGTACGAGTAGAGGAATGAGGTGGTGGGAAAAGTCAACGAAACACAACATGTTAGAGATTCAATCTGCTAATCATCTTGTTGACTCTTTGTTAAACGCTGGTGATAGATTGGTTGTTCTTCATTTCTTCTCTCCTGGTTGTGGTGGCTGCAAATCTCTCCACCCCAAG ATCTGTCAATTGGCTGAATCAAACCCAGATGTGATATTTCTCAAAGTGAATCAAGAAGAGCTTAGGACAATGTGTCATGGCCTTAATGTTCATGTGCTTCCTTTCTTTAAGTTTTATAGAGGAGCAGAGGGTAAAGTCTGTAGCTTTAGCTGCACTATTGCCACC ATCAATAAGTTCAAGAAAGCTTTGGAAAAGCACGGGAGTGAAAGATGCAGCCTCGGACCAGCAAAGGGATTGGATGAGAAAGAACTGGCGGCTTTAGCATCGGTTGGGGAACTAAAAATGAATCTCAACTCCTTCAAACAGTACCAAAGTAGCAGCAGCCTCGGTTATAAAACAGAGGAACAATATGAAAAAGTGATGCTATGA
- the LOC104762260 gene encoding uncharacterized protein LOC104762260, whose product MKDRGEESSSGSSRTNNNNGEHEPREINIRSFSSVPSSPRNASSKYDFVKVKVWLGDNADHYYVLSRFLVCRMLTVTKIPNHEAIKISLELKKLLIDNSLLDVSQSDLETNLFKLMERRGYGEEYINRYNMMTKFHHQRVPLVILVCGTACVGKSTIATQLAQRLNLPNVLQTDMVYELLRTATDAPLTSTPVWTREFGSSEELITEFCRECRIVRKGLGGDLKKAMKDGKPIIIEGRHLDPSIYLMNDENKAPSNDPEKSSSAETNSSRDLTSDKNPEAGSSDTKETENSTMKPHSQDEAMASTEAMDQSEKVTQSESSRDAEKKSKSADGSGKTKSGPEPIVISIVLKMSEFDHKALLEEWISSRTSGEKYTSKVKDRLITNLKTIEDYLCSFNSQGVTVVNISATTFPQTLDWLHNYLLQRIEEGIRSSENEAPK is encoded by the exons ATGAAGGACAGAGGAGAGGAATCATCTTCTGGttcttcaagaacaaacaacaacaacggcgAACACGAACCTAGAGAAATCAACATCCGATCATTCTCTTctgttccttcttctcctcgtAACGCTTCTTCTAAATACGATTTCGTCAAG gtgaAAGTATGGCTTGGAGACAACGCAGATCACTACTATGTTCTGTCTCGTTTCCTAGTCTGTAGAATGTTAACTGTTACTAAG atCCCAAATCATGAGGCTATAAAGATTTCTCTTGAGCTCAAGAAGCTTCTTATTGACAACAGTCTTCTTGATGT GTCTCAGTCTGATTTGGAAACCAATTTGTTTAAG CTAATGGAGCGACGTGGTTATGGGGAGGAGTACATTAATCGTTACAATATGATGACAAA atTTCATCATCAAAGAGTGCCTCTTGTTATACTTGTTTGTGGAACAGCTTGTGTTGGCAAGTCCACTATAGCTACACAACTTGCTCAGAGACTAAACTTGCCAAACGTCTTACAG acAGACATGGTATATGAGCTGCTTCGAACTGCAACTGA TGCTCCATTGACATCAACTCCTGTATGGACTCGAGAATTTGGCTCATCAGAAGAGTTGATTACTGAATTCTGTAGAGAATGCAGAATTGTTCGAAAAG GACTTGGTGGTGATTTGAAGAAAGCAATGAAAGATGGGAAACCAATTATAATTGAG GGAAGACATTTAGATCCAAGCATATACTTAATGAATGATGAGAACAAAGCTCCATCAAATGATCCCGAGAAGAGCAGCAGCGCAGAAACAAACTCTTCAAGAGATTTAACATCGGATAAAAATCCCGAGGCAGGTTCTTCTGACACGAAAGAAACCGAGAATAGTACTATGAAACCACATTCTCAGGATGAAGCCATGGCATCTACTGAAGCTATGGACCAGTCAGAAAAAGTTACACAAT CTGAAAGTTCGAGAGATGctgaaaagaaaagcaaatctGCAGATGGAAGTGGGAAGACGAAATCTGGCCCTGAACCAATAGTCATatctattgttttaaaaatgtctGAATTCGACCATAAG GCTTTGTTAGAGGAGTGGATCTCTTCTCGTACGTCTGGAGAGAAATATACATCTAAG GTGAAAGATAGACTAATTACAAACCTAAAGACCATTGAAGACTACCTTTGTTCCTTCAATTCACAG GGAGTGACTGTTGTAAATATATCCGCCACCACATTCCCGCAGACACTAGATTGGCTTCACAACTATCTTCTTCAG CGTATCGAGGAAGGGATCCGATCATCAGAGAATGAGGCGCCAAAGTAA
- the LOC104763619 gene encoding MADS-box protein AGL72-like, whose product MVRKKIEIKRIENITSRQVTFSKRRKGLLKKAHELSVLCDAQVAAIVFSQKGKLYDFASSNMQKMMERYGIYKREYFSAEIFQREQYVQDLKNEITVMVKRIGLLQLQCRKLMGQDLDSCSVDELKEITIQLEKSLTVVRSRKAKINEDEVEKLKEERELLNERPRLHLHEMVHNYVVIQSN is encoded by the exons ATGGTGAGAAAGAAGATCGAGATCAAAAGAATCGAGAATATCACGAGCAGACAAGTCACCTTCTCCAAGCGTAGGAAAGGTCTTTTGAAGAAAGCTCACGAGCTTTCAGTTCTATGCGATGCTCAAGTCGCCGCCATTGTCTTTTCTCAGAAAggaaaattatatgatttcgcTAGCTCCAA cATGCAGAAGATGATGGAACGATATGGAATATACAAAAGGGAGTATTTTTCGGCAGAGATATTCCAAAGAGAGCAATATGTGCAGGATCTCAAGAACGAAATCACAGTAATGGTGAAAAGGATTGGCCTTCTTCAACTTCAATGCCG GAAGCTGATGGGGCAAGATTTGGATTCGTGTTCGGTGGATGAGCTCAAAGAGATAACTATCCAGCTTGAGAAAAGCCTTACTGTTGTCAGGTCAAGAAAG GCCAAGATAAATGAAGATGAGGTAGAGAAACTAAAAGAAGAG agagagctcttgaACGAGAGACCTAGGCTGCACCTGCACGAAATGGTACACAACTACGTTGTAATACAATCGAATTAG
- the LOC104762261 gene encoding structural maintenance of chromosomes protein 6B, with product MAKSGARTRSSDSFIQQRSGSGTILRIKVENFMCHDNLQIEFGEWVNFITGQNGSGKSAILTALCVAFGCRAKGTQRAATLKDFIKTGCSYAVVHVEMKNQGEDAFKPETYGGVIIIERRITEATTSTVLKDFLGRKVSNRRDELRELVEHFNIDVENPCVVMSQDKSREFLHSGNDKDNFKFFFKATLLQQVNDLLQSIYEHLNTATAIVDELENTIKPIEKEISELRGKIKNMEQVEEIAQKLQQLKKKLAWSWVYDVDRQLQEQIEKIVKLKERIPTCQAKIDWELGKVESLRDRLTKKKAQVACLMDESTAMKREIESFHQSAKTAVREKITLQEEFQHKCNYVQKIKDRVRRLERQVGDINEQTMRSTQAEQSEIEEKLKYLEQEVEKVETLLSRLKDEENCFLEKALDGRKEMELIEDMIKNHQKRQRNVISNINDMKKHQTHKVTAFGGDKVINLLLAIERHHRRFRKPPIGPIGSHVSLVDGNKWASTVEQSLGNLLNAFIVTDHKDSLTLRGCANEANYRNLRIIIYDFSRPRLNIPRHMIPQTEHPTILSVIHSDNPTVINVLVDVSGVERQVLAENYEVGKAVAFGKRLSNLKDVYTLDGYRMFFRGPVQTTLPPPQSRRPSRLCASFDEQIKDLEIEASLEQNEINQCMRRKREAEENLVELEMKMRTLKKHRSQAENVLTTKELEMQDLKNTVAAETEASPSSSVNELQLEIMKGREEIEEKEALLEKLQNCLEEAELKANKLTASFENLRESAKGEIDAFEEAENELKKIEKDLQSAEEEKIHYENIMKNKVLPDIKDAEANYEELKNKRKESDLKASEICPESEIEALGPWDGSTPEQLSAQINRMNQRLHRENQQFSESIDDLRMMYESLERKIAKKRKSYQDHREKLMACKNALDSRWGKFQRNASLLRRQLTWQFNAHLGKKGISGQIKVSYEDKTLSIEVKMPQDATSNAVRDTKGLSGGERSFSTLCFALALHEMTEAPFRAMDEFDVFMDAVSRKISLDALVDFAIGQGSQWMFITPHDISMVKAHERIKKQQMAAPRS from the exons ATGGCGAAATCTGGGGCTCGAACTCGATCCAGTGATTCCTTCATCCAACAGCGTTCTGGGTCTGGTACAATTCTTAGGATCAAAGTTGAGAATTTCATGTGCCATGATAATCTCCAGATTGAGTTTGGCGAGTGGGTCAATTTCATCACCGGCCAAAACGGAA GTGGTAAGAGTGCGATATTGACTGCTCTATGTGTTGCATTTGGATGTCGAGCGAAAGGGACACAACGCGCTGCCACTTTGAAGGATTTCATTAAAACTGGATGCAG TTATGCCGTTGTCCATGTAGAAATGAAAAACCAAGGAGAGGATGCTTTTAAGCCTGAAACTTATGGTGGTGTTATAATTATCGAACGCAGGATAACCGAGGCTACCACTTCTACCGTTCTCAAAGATTTTCTTG GAAGGAAAGTAAGTAACCGAAGGGATGAGCTACGAGAACTTGTTGAACATTTTAAT ATTGATGTTGAAAACCCGTGCGTGGTAATGAGTCAAGACAAGAGCAGGGAGTTCTTGCATTCTGGGAATGACAAAGATAATTTCAAG TTCTTTTTTAAGGCAACCCTTCTTCAGCAAGTCAATGATCTTCTCCAAAGTATCTACGAACACTTGAATACTGCAACTGCCATAGTTGATGAATTGGAGAACACAATTAAACCTATAGAAAAGGAGATCAGTGAGTTGCGTGGAAAGATAAAGAATATGGAACAAGTTGAAGAAATAGCTCAAAAGTTGCAgcagttgaagaagaaactggctTGGTCATGGGTATATGATGTGGATAGGCAGCTCCAGGAGCAGATCGAGAAGATTGTGAAGCTTAAAGAACGTATACCGACTTGCCAAGCTAAAATAGATTGGGAACTG GGTAAAGTGGAATCGTTAAGGGATCGCTTGACAAAGAAGAAAGCTCAAGTTGCATGTCTGATGGATGAATCAACTGCAATGAAGAGGGAGATAGAGAGTTTTCACCAATCAGCCAAGACG gcAGTACGGGAAAAGATAACTCTACAAGAAGAATTCCAACATAAATGCAATTATGTTCAAAAGATTAAGGATCGTGTTAGGAGGCTTGAACGGCAGGTTGGAGATATCAATGAACAGACGATGAGAAGCACACAG GCTGAGCAATCTGAAATCGAGGAGAAACTAAAATATTTGGAGCAGGAGGTTGAGAAAGTTGAAACATTGCTTTCCAG ATTGAAAGATGAAGAGAACTGCTTTTTGGAAAAAGCGTTAGATGGGAGGAAAGAGATGGAACTCATTGAGGATATG attaaaaaccatcaaaagagGCAAAGAAATGTTATCTCTAACATTAATGATATGAAGAAACATCAAACACACAAG GTTACTGCATTTGGAGGGGACAAAGTCATTAACCTTCTGCTAGCTATTGAGAGACATCATCGAAGATTCAGAAAACCACCAATTGGTCCTATTGGCTCCCATGTG AGTTTGGTCGATGGCAATAAATGGGCATCTACAGTTGAACAATCTCTTGGGAACCTATTAAACGCCTTCATTGTGACTGATCATAAAGATTCGCTCACTCTAAGAGGCTGTGCGAATGAAGCCAATTATAGAAACCTTAGGATTATCATCTATGACTTCTCGAGACCAAG GCTAAATATACCAAGGCACATGATTCCTCAGACCGAACACCCAACTATTCTCTCTGTCATACACTCTGATAACCCAACCGTCATTAATGTTTTGGTGGATGTG AGTGGGGTTGAGAGGCAAGTGCTTGCAGAGAATTATGAGGTGGGAAAGGCAGTTGCCTTTGGGAAAAGGCTCTCCAATCTGAAGGATGTATACACTTTAGACGGATACCGAAT GTTTTTTCGTGGGCCAGTCCAGActactcttcctcctcctcaatcTCGTAGACCTTCGCGACTCTGTGcttcttttgatgaacaaaTCAAGGATCTTGAAATAGAGGCCTCACTAGAACAAAACGAGATTAATCAATGCATGAGACGTAAGAGGGAGGCAGAGGAGAATCTCGTGGAGCTTGAGATGAAAATGCGCACACTGAAG AAGCACCGCAGCCAAGCAGAGAACGTGTTGACGACAAAGGAACTCGAGATGCAAGATTTGAAGAATACAGTCGCTGCTGAGACTGAAGCATCACCTTCTTCAAGTGTTAACGAGCTTCAACTTGAAATCATG AAAGGTCGAGAAGAGATAGAGGAGAAAGAAGCTTTGCTTGAGAAGCTTCAAAACTGTTTGGAAGAAGCTGAGTTAAAGGCTAATAAACTTACAGCTTCATTTGAAAACTTACGTG AATCAGCCAAGGGTGAAATTGATGCCTTTGAGGAAGCAGAGAATGAGCTAAAGAAGATTGAGAAAGACCTTCAGTCTGCTGAAGAG GAGAAAATTCATTACGAGAACATAATGAAAAACAAGGTCCTACCTGATATTAAGGATGCTGAGGCCAATTACGAGGAGCTTAAAAATAAACGGAAG GAAAGTGACCTGAAGGCATCTGAAATTTGTCCTGAGAGTGAGATCGAAGCTTTGGGTCCCTGGGATGGGAGTACTCCTGAGCAGCTCAGTGCTCAGATTAATAGAATGAATCAGAGACTTCATCGTGAGAATCAGCA GTTTTCTGAATCAATTGATGACCTCAGGATGATGTATGAGAGCCTAGAGCGAAAGATTGCAAAGAAGCGCAAATCCTATCAAGACCATCGAGAAAAACTCATG GCCTGCAAAAATGCTCTAGATTCGCGGTGGGGCAAGTTTCAAAGAAATGCATCTCTTCTTCGGCGCCAGTTAACATGGCA ATTCAACGCTCACTTGGGAAAGAAAGGTATCAGTGGACAAATCAAAGTCAGTTATGAGGATAAAACTTTATCCATAGAG GTTAAGATGCCTCAAGACGCAACAAGCAACGCCGTTCGAGATACCAAAGGTCTTTCAG GCGGAGAACGTTCTTTCTCGACTTTATGTTTTGCGCTTGCGCTTCACGAGATGACGGAAGCCCCATTTCGAGCAATGGATGAGTTTGATGTGTTTATG gaTGCAGTCAGCCGAAAAATCAGCTTGGACGCACTGGTGGATTTTGCAATTGGACAAGGATCGCAATGGATGTTCATCACCCCTCATGATATCAG CATGGTGAAGGCGCACGAGAGGATAAAGAAGCAGCAAATGGCTGCTCCACgttcttga
- the LOC104762262 gene encoding zinc finger protein ZAT1-like, with translation MMNSLLNQKKTCQVCKKSFSNGKALGGHMKSHRKLSPESSTSSITSSLRPRINLGANIRTHETVLMRSVVHTNEVVGGQTPDLNKEGEQQVTTLKKKLVLDLDKENSTESPALCLLQMKDMWSKSCQNPKSTDSLISTRKGKDIEIDSEEDIEDSDDEYVVEDEDNKDGDALKFLTSDVGYLTADSDENDDNYGDENAHYGTKERKGKKQSKYRCDICGKILRSYQALGGHRTSHSNKKLKISDQDAPAVRRHYECQICNRVFESGQALGGHKKIHYMFLQPFNFSTSAK, from the coding sequence ATGATGAATTCACttctcaaccaaaaaaaaacctgtcAAGTATGCAAGAAATCATTTTCAAACGGGAAAGCTCTAGGTGGTCACATGAAATCTCATCGAAAACTTTCTCCCGAATCATCAACTAGCTCGATCACTTCATCACTACGACCGCGCATCAACCTTGGAGCAAACATCAGAACTCATGAAACAGTTTTGATGAGATCTGTCGTCCACACCAATGAAGTTGTTGGTGGTCAGACACCAGATCTAAACAAAGAAGGTGAACAACAAGTAACTACTCTCAAGAAAAAGCTCGTCCTCGATTTAGATAAGGAAAATTCTACAGAATCTCCAGCTTTATGTCTTTTACAAATGAAAGACATGTGGTCAAAAAGTTGTCAGAATCCAAAGTCGACTGATAGTTTGATATCAActagaaaaggaaaagatatTGAAATAGATTCTGAAGAAGATATAGAAGATAGTGATGACGAGTACGttgttgaagatgaagataatAAAGATGGAGATGCACTTAAGTTTCTTACTTCAGATGTGGGATACCTAACAGCAGACagcgatgaaaatgatgacaattaTGGTGATGAAAACGCACATTACggtacaaaagaaagaaaaggtaaGAAACAAAGTAAATATAGGTGTGATATATGCGGAAAAATTTTACGTTCGTATCAGGCATTGGGAGGTCATCGAACGAGTCACAGTAACAAAAAATTGAAGATCTCCGACCAAGATGCGCCAGCGGTTCGACGACATTATGAGTGTCAAATCTGTAATAGAGTGTTTGAATCTGGTCAAGCACTTGGTGGTCACAAAAAGATTCATTATATGTTCCTCCAACCGTTTAACTTCTCGACTTCCGCCAAGTGA